One window of the Streptomyces sp. ITFR-21 genome contains the following:
- a CDS encoding EF-hand domain-containing protein: protein MTTFSGTPLLHRKIDVCFGHFDTDGSGSIDHEDLLTLGSQLLAKFGEPATSPKGTALMDGLARFWDALVVATDLDGDQKISPEEYRTGMTGAFVTPSGGFDESLLPLAKAICALLDTDGDGEVDESEFQAWQEVFGTAPAGRATAFRKLDADGDGKLSVDELLVAIRQYYISPEPEAAGNWLYGPVA, encoded by the coding sequence GTGACCACGTTTTCCGGCACCCCGCTGCTCCACCGCAAGATCGACGTCTGCTTCGGGCATTTCGACACGGACGGCAGCGGCTCGATCGACCACGAGGACCTGCTCACGCTCGGCTCCCAGCTCCTGGCGAAGTTCGGTGAGCCCGCCACCTCCCCCAAAGGCACCGCTCTGATGGACGGGTTGGCCCGCTTCTGGGACGCCCTGGTGGTCGCCACCGACCTGGACGGCGACCAGAAGATCTCCCCCGAGGAGTACCGCACCGGTATGACCGGCGCGTTCGTCACTCCCTCCGGGGGCTTCGACGAGTCCCTGCTCCCCCTGGCCAAGGCGATCTGCGCGCTGCTCGACACCGACGGCGACGGGGAGGTCGACGAGAGCGAGTTCCAGGCATGGCAGGAGGTGTTCGGCACCGCGCCCGCCGGTCGGGCCACCGCGTTCCGGAAACTGGACGCGGACGGGGACGGCAAGTTGAGCGTCGACGAGCTCCTCGTCGCCATCCGCCAGTACTACATCAGCCCCGAGCCCGAGGCGGCGGGCAACTGGCTCTACGGACCCGTGGCCTGA
- a CDS encoding aldehyde dehydrogenase family protein, whose translation MPELGESWVHWPRSSAMLREPYDVLALKARLDHGRATPEDQADPRIVGRVARSTGTQALAALALARQAQPVWARVPLGRRLEFVHAVHRLLRERAEEFVAVLVSEGQPVRVAHWTLSAVLNLTHPDSLDHARSALVWEGSQAGRRIRLVRKPDGVVCLDPARNAPVATALAGIPVLAGGNALIVNAPPSVPLSVAYLFHELVDPLLAEHGAPPGTLSVLCAPARPMLRMWLDSPDCDDIFFFGGSRQGAELTRSCLEHDKKPIMELAGNDALTVWRDADLLPAAEAALERYQGSGQLCLAPKFALVHPAVADEFTALLRSRVTALRVGPPEDPDVVLTPVVKRAECRDVLDDAVSKGAELLCGGELVDVDGRPTPRGPFITPVLLRVRGLRKAATMRAVAEETFYPLMCLIVPESAPDASRPADLGHGTEGGGPAGPGDREDAALLDTFLAFVNANRYGLRNSLWARDPDVIHRFTDEVTNGGVLKVNDSHIGTLPVLPIIGGTGLSGGVFGEANIPLLRTTRLQGVSIGTGAADHFDHLGAAGLQRPSPHPEEAVSPPGTRKPCTTKPEQESRPAL comes from the coding sequence CCCGCGGATCGTCGGGAGGGTCGCGCGGTCCACCGGGACGCAGGCGCTCGCGGCGCTCGCGCTGGCCCGTCAGGCACAGCCCGTCTGGGCGCGGGTCCCACTGGGTCGGCGGCTGGAATTCGTCCACGCGGTCCACCGACTTCTCCGGGAGCGGGCCGAGGAGTTCGTCGCGGTCCTGGTGTCCGAGGGACAGCCCGTTCGCGTGGCCCACTGGACCCTCTCGGCGGTTCTGAACCTGACACATCCGGACTCGCTGGACCACGCGCGGTCCGCCCTGGTGTGGGAGGGCTCGCAGGCGGGCCGGCGGATACGGCTGGTGCGCAAGCCGGACGGGGTGGTGTGCCTCGACCCGGCGCGCAACGCCCCGGTGGCCACGGCCCTCGCCGGAATTCCCGTCCTGGCGGGCGGCAACGCACTGATCGTCAACGCCCCGCCGTCGGTTCCGCTCAGCGTCGCCTACCTCTTCCACGAGCTGGTCGATCCGCTGCTGGCGGAGCACGGAGCGCCGCCCGGCACGCTCAGCGTGCTCTGCGCGCCGGCCCGGCCCATGCTGCGCATGTGGCTCGACTCGCCCGACTGCGACGACATCTTCTTCTTCGGCGGCTCCCGGCAGGGCGCCGAGCTGACCCGGTCCTGCCTGGAACACGACAAGAAGCCCATCATGGAACTCGCCGGCAACGACGCCCTGACGGTGTGGCGGGACGCCGATCTCCTGCCGGCTGCCGAGGCCGCGCTGGAGCGGTACCAGGGATCCGGGCAGCTGTGCCTCGCCCCGAAGTTCGCCCTGGTCCACCCGGCGGTGGCCGACGAGTTCACCGCGCTGCTGCGCAGCCGGGTGACCGCGCTGCGCGTGGGCCCGCCGGAGGACCCCGACGTCGTCCTCACCCCCGTGGTCAAGCGTGCCGAGTGCAGGGACGTGCTCGACGACGCCGTGTCCAAGGGCGCCGAACTGCTCTGCGGGGGCGAACTCGTCGACGTGGACGGCAGACCGACTCCTCGGGGACCGTTCATCACACCGGTTCTGTTGCGGGTACGCGGGCTGCGGAAGGCCGCGACGATGCGGGCGGTGGCCGAGGAGACGTTCTACCCGTTGATGTGCCTCATCGTGCCCGAGAGCGCTCCGGACGCGTCGCGGCCGGCGGATCTTGGGCACGGAACAGAAGGCGGAGGTCCTGCCGGCCCCGGGGATCGGGAGGACGCCGCACTGCTGGACACGTTCCTCGCGTTCGTCAACGCCAACCGGTACGGACTGCGCAACTCCTTGTGGGCCCGGGACCCGGACGTCATCCACCGGTTCACCGACGAGGTGACCAACGGAGGTGTGCTGAAGGTCAACGACAGCCACATCGGCACCCTGCCGGTCCTTCCCATCATCGGCGGCACCGGCCTGTCCGGCGGAGTGTTCGGCGAGGCCAACATCCCGCTGCTGCGCACCACCCGGCTCCAGGGCGTCAGCATCGGCACCGGCGCCGCGGACCACTTCGATCACCTCGGCGCGGCCGGCCTCCAGCGGCCTTCCCCGCACCCGGAAGAAGCCGTCTCCCCACCCGGAACGCGCAAGCCCTGCACCACGAAACCCGAACAGGAAAGTAGGCCTGCCCTGTGA